In Macadamia integrifolia cultivar HAES 741 chromosome 12, SCU_Mint_v3, whole genome shotgun sequence, the following are encoded in one genomic region:
- the LOC122058173 gene encoding probable polygalacturonase, whose product MEISLRQTQVMEILLAFVVVGLLSSKGAESRNRRVLDSFEYSAISCRTHSASITDFGGVGDGITSNTKAFQSAINSLSQYASDGGAQLFVPEGKWLTGSFNLTSHFTLYLHKDAVLLASQDVSEWSVINPLPSYGRGRDAVGGRYISLIFGTNLTDVVITGANGTIDGQGALWWQKFHGKKLKYTRPYLIEILHSDLVQISNLTLVNSPSWNVHPVYSSNVLVQGVTIIAPITSPNTDGINPDSCSNVKIEDCYIISGDDCVAVKSGWDEYGIAYGMPTKGLIIRRLTCISPYSAVIALGSEMSGGIQDVRAEDIVAIHTESGVRIKTAVGRGGYVKDIYVKGMTMKTMKWAFWMTGNYGSHADTHYDPKALPVIKGINYRDMVAENVTMAGRLEGISGDPFTGICISNVTIALAPKPKKVQWLCTDVEGVTSGVVPQPCALLPEKSAESPDGMTSCAFPTDTLPVDNMEFKKCSYKRNYIL is encoded by the exons ATGGAGATCAGTCTCAGACAAACTCAA GTAATGGAGATACTCTTAGCATTTGTAGTGGTGGGATTATTGAGCTCCAAGGGAGCAGAATCCAGGAATCGAAGGGTTTTGGACTCTTTCGAGTACAGTGCCATAAGTTGCAGAACACACAGTGCTTCAATAACGGATTTCGGTGGAGTCGGCGACGGAATCACATCGAACACAAAGGCCTTTCAATCGGCTATTAATAGTCTCAGCCAGTACGCTTCAGACGGTGGAGCTCAGCTGTTCGTCCCCGAAGGAAAATGGCTGACGGGAAGTTTCAATCTCACCAGTCACTTCACTCTCTATCTTCACAAAGACGCTGTCCTTCTCGCATCTCAG GACGTGAGCGAATGGTCTGTGATCAATCCTTTGCCATCGTACGGTAGAGGAAGAGACGCTGTAGGTGGACGGTATATCAGCCTCATCTTCGGAACAAACCTCACTGACGTCGTAATTACTG GTGCTAATGGAACAATAGACGGTCAGGGTGCGCTGTGGTGGCAAAAATTTCACGGGAAAAAGTTGAAGTACACTCGGCCCTACCTTATCGAGATCCTGCACTCCGATCTGGTTCAGATATCCAATCTAACGCTCGTCAATTCTCCATCCTGGAACGTCCATCCCGTTTACAGCAG CAACGTTCTAGTGCAAGGGGTTACTATCATCGCCCCCATCACCTCACCAAACACTGATGGAATTAATCCAG ATTCTTGCTCGAATGTGAAGATCGAAGACTGCTACATAATATCAGGGGATGACTGTGTAGCCGTTAAGAGTGGTTGGGACGAATACGGGATCGCCTACGGAATGCCAACCAAGGGACTCATCATCAGACGTCTCACCTGCATCTCTCCATACAGTGCCGTCATAGCGTTGGGAAGCGAGATGTCAGGGGGAATCCAGGACGTCCGTGCAGAGGACATCGTAGCCATCCATACAGAATCTGGAGTAAGGATCAAGACCGCAGTTGGAAGAGGAGGATACGTGAAGGACATATACGTTAAGGGGATGACAATGAAGACGATGAAGTGGGCCTTTTGGATGACCGGAAACTATGGGTCCCACGCAGATACCCACTACGACCCGAAGGCACTTCCTGTAATAAAAGGCATCAACTACCGTGACATGGTGGCGGAGAACGTCACCATGGCCGGACGGCTAGAAGGAATCTCCGGCGATCCTTTCACCGGGATTTGCATCTCTAATGTTACTATCGCATTGGCCCCAAAACCCAAGAAGGTGCAATGGCTCTGCACAGACGTGGAAGGGGTTACCAGCGGTGTTGTTCCACAGCCTTGTGCTCTGTTGCCGGAAAAGAGTGCGGAGTCGCCGGATGGGATGACCTCCTGTGCTTTTCCGACTGATACACTTCCGGTCGACAATATGGAGTTCAAAAAATGCTCTTATAAAAGAAACTACATATTATGA